One Deinococcus reticulitermitis DNA segment encodes these proteins:
- a CDS encoding TerC family protein: MFGLEMPPITPEFWAILGTLVLLEGLLSADNALVLAVMVRHLKQDLQRKALAYGIGGAVVLRILGVLLAGFILEYWWLRAFGAAYLAYLAISHFTKKPDHHGEGGGGRKHGFWMTVVLLNLTDLAFSVDSILAGVALIPRGMPREQGMTIVVIGGIIGLILMRVAATVFLKVLNKYPAFDNVAYALVGWIAVKLGIETLEAAHEIYPSVPTFHIEPTVFWGVMAAIAIIGSYLATRHPAMTDADAEAQAHREGVDILETEAEDRAARR; encoded by the coding sequence ATGTTCGGCCTGGAGATGCCGCCCATCACGCCCGAGTTCTGGGCGATTCTCGGCACGCTGGTGCTGCTTGAGGGCCTGCTTTCTGCCGACAACGCCCTCGTGCTCGCGGTGATGGTCCGTCACCTGAAGCAGGACCTCCAGCGCAAGGCGCTCGCCTACGGCATCGGCGGCGCCGTCGTGCTGCGGATTCTCGGGGTGCTGCTCGCGGGCTTCATCCTCGAATACTGGTGGCTGCGCGCCTTCGGGGCCGCGTACCTCGCCTACCTCGCGATCAGCCACTTCACGAAAAAGCCGGACCACCACGGCGAGGGCGGCGGGGGCCGCAAGCACGGCTTCTGGATGACGGTGGTGCTGCTCAACCTCACCGACCTGGCTTTCAGCGTGGACTCGATCCTGGCGGGCGTGGCGCTGATTCCGCGCGGAATGCCGCGCGAGCAGGGCATGACCATCGTGGTGATCGGCGGCATCATCGGCCTGATCCTGATGCGGGTGGCCGCCACCGTGTTTCTCAAGGTGCTCAACAAGTACCCGGCCTTCGACAACGTGGCCTACGCGCTCGTGGGCTGGATCGCGGTCAAGCTCGGCATCGAGACCCTGGAAGCCGCCCACGAGATCTACCCCAGCGTGCCGACCTTCCACATCGAGCCCACGGTCTTCTGGGGCGTGATGGCGGCCATCGCGATCATCGGTTCGTATCTCGCCACCCGCCACCCCGCCATGACCGACGCCGACGCCGAGGCGCAGGCCCACCGCGAGGGCGTGGACATCCTCGAAACGGAAGCGGAGGACCGCGCCGCGCGGCGCTGA
- the trmH gene encoding tRNA (guanosine(18)-2'-O)-methyltransferase TrmH translates to MAPTPERYAKILRVLRRRQPTLTVLMDEVNKPHNLSAIIRTCDAVGVLEAHAVAPRGGQLAEFEGHTYEATSGSAHKWVPVRRHEDAISAVRALQGRGFQVLATHLSQRSVDYREADYTRPSCVLLGAEKWGVSDEAAEAADLNIVVPMFGMVQSLNVSVAAATILFEAQRQRLAAGMYDAPQLSPEALRRLSFEWAYPDLAPAYRARGEAYPELDEQGHFA, encoded by the coding sequence ATGGCCCCGACTCCCGAACGTTACGCCAAGATTCTGCGGGTACTCCGCAGGCGCCAGCCCACCCTCACCGTATTGATGGACGAGGTGAACAAGCCGCACAACCTCTCGGCCATCATCCGGACCTGCGACGCGGTGGGGGTGCTCGAAGCCCACGCGGTGGCGCCCAGGGGCGGCCAGCTCGCGGAGTTCGAGGGGCACACCTACGAGGCGACCTCGGGCAGCGCGCACAAATGGGTGCCGGTGCGGCGCCACGAGGACGCGATTTCGGCGGTGCGCGCGCTTCAGGGCCGGGGCTTTCAGGTGCTCGCCACCCACCTCTCGCAGCGCAGCGTGGACTACCGCGAGGCCGACTACACCCGCCCGAGCTGCGTGCTGCTCGGCGCCGAGAAGTGGGGCGTGTCGGACGAGGCCGCCGAAGCCGCCGACCTGAATATCGTGGTGCCGATGTTCGGGATGGTCCAGAGCCTCAACGTGTCGGTGGCCGCCGCGACCATCCTCTTCGAGGCCCAGCGTCAGCGACTCGCGGCGGGCATGTACGACGCGCCGCAGCTTTCCCCGGAGGCGCTGCGCCGCCTGAGCTTCGAGTGGGCCTACCCCGACCTCGCGCCGGCCTACCGCGCCCGGGGCGAGGCCTACCCCGAACTTGACGAGCAGGGGCACTTCGCCTGA
- a CDS encoding ArsR/SmtB family transcription factor codes for MTPQRITTREAAELLGRPNLARLLKPFMRGPKTVGEVAAAQGMTVEALHYRVGQFHRAGLLRVVGERPRRGRASKLYEAVATDFVFSVDLLKPDTLRDLSLGESWLREFLEELERATTVHQQRTVRVFLKGNGALMWGTLDEPASEEEVPGTFFTQSAALYLTPAEAAELANELEAINRKYEGRKGPRRYGMILGLTPLSRPVD; via the coding sequence ATGACCCCGCAGCGCATCACCACCCGCGAGGCCGCTGAACTGCTGGGCCGCCCCAACCTGGCCCGACTGCTCAAGCCGTTCATGCGCGGCCCGAAAACTGTGGGCGAGGTGGCCGCCGCGCAGGGGATGACAGTGGAGGCGCTGCACTACCGCGTGGGTCAGTTTCACCGCGCGGGGTTGCTGCGGGTGGTGGGCGAGCGCCCGCGCCGGGGCCGCGCCAGCAAGCTCTACGAGGCCGTCGCCACCGACTTCGTGTTTTCGGTGGACCTCCTGAAACCGGACACGTTGCGTGACCTCTCGCTCGGCGAGTCGTGGCTGCGGGAATTCCTGGAGGAGCTCGAACGCGCGACCACCGTTCACCAGCAGCGCACCGTGCGGGTGTTCCTCAAGGGGAACGGCGCCCTGATGTGGGGCACGCTCGACGAGCCGGCCTCCGAGGAGGAGGTGCCCGGCACCTTCTTTACCCAGTCCGCCGCCCTGTACCTGACACCCGCCGAGGCCGCAGAACTGGCAAACGAGCTGGAGGCCATCAACCGCAAGTATGAGGGCCGCAAAGGTCCCAGGCGCTACGGCATGATCCTGGGCCTCACGCCGCTGTCGCGCCCGGTGGACTGA
- a CDS encoding MFS transporter, with the protein MKLLTGLRGYTVIWAGQLVGVLGSSVTRFALPLWVWQETQSATAMAYMGLFTMLPLLLFSPVAGALVDRWSGHLKRVMMISDATNFLSGVALLLLLSTGQLALGWIYALMAVQALAEAFQWPSYSLASTLMLPKEQYQRASAMQGTVLSVAGIAAPLLGALLYAQVGLIRIVELDLICAAVALLALLPVFVPRPPRSETGQQAQGSLWKEAAYGFRFIASHPSLLALQGVFLLGNLLHNLFYALHAPMILARTGSDAKALAAVEMAGGVSALVAGLALSAWGGPKRRISGVLVGWMISLFGVLIMGLGRDVPLWMLGAVVGALAGPLTNSSNQAIWQVKTPPDVQGKVFAARRVIAWGAAPLATLIAGPLADRVLNPGMLPGGALASTFGPLVGTGPGAGISLLGVFVGVFGLVVMGLMFTVRRVRDVETIVPDFDAPALEPEPAGAPVAGLDARPQP; encoded by the coding sequence ATGAAGCTCCTGACCGGTCTGCGCGGCTACACCGTCATCTGGGCCGGGCAACTCGTCGGGGTGCTCGGGTCGTCGGTGACGCGTTTTGCGCTGCCGCTGTGGGTGTGGCAGGAAACCCAGAGTGCGACGGCGATGGCTTACATGGGCCTCTTTACCATGCTGCCGCTGCTGCTGTTCTCGCCGGTGGCGGGGGCGCTCGTGGACCGCTGGAGCGGGCACCTCAAGCGGGTGATGATGATCTCGGACGCCACCAACTTTCTGAGCGGCGTGGCGCTGCTCCTGCTCCTGAGCACGGGTCAGCTCGCGCTCGGCTGGATTTACGCGCTGATGGCCGTGCAGGCGCTCGCTGAGGCGTTTCAGTGGCCGTCGTACTCGCTGGCCTCCACGCTGATGCTGCCCAAGGAGCAGTACCAGCGGGCGAGCGCCATGCAGGGCACGGTGTTGTCGGTGGCGGGGATCGCCGCGCCGCTGCTGGGCGCCCTGCTGTACGCGCAGGTGGGCCTGATCCGCATCGTGGAACTCGATCTGATCTGCGCCGCCGTGGCGCTGCTCGCGCTGCTGCCGGTGTTCGTGCCGCGCCCGCCGCGCAGCGAGACCGGGCAGCAGGCGCAGGGCAGTCTGTGGAAAGAGGCCGCCTACGGCTTCCGCTTCATCGCCTCGCACCCCAGCCTGCTCGCCCTGCAAGGCGTCTTTCTGCTCGGCAACCTGCTGCACAACCTGTTCTACGCCCTGCACGCCCCGATGATCCTGGCCCGCACCGGCAGTGACGCCAAGGCCCTCGCCGCCGTGGAGATGGCCGGCGGCGTGAGTGCCCTCGTTGCGGGGCTGGCGCTGAGCGCCTGGGGCGGCCCCAAACGGCGCATCTCCGGCGTGCTGGTCGGCTGGATGATCTCGCTGTTCGGCGTCTTGATCATGGGGCTGGGCCGCGACGTGCCCCTCTGGATGCTCGGGGCGGTGGTCGGTGCCCTGGCCGGCCCGCTCACGAACAGCAGCAACCAGGCGATCTGGCAGGTCAAGACCCCGCCCGACGTGCAGGGCAAGGTGTTCGCCGCCCGGCGCGTGATCGCCTGGGGCGCCGCGCCGCTCGCCACCCTGATCGCGGGGCCGCTGGCGGACCGGGTGCTCAACCCTGGCATGCTGCCCGGCGGCGCGCTCGCCTCCACCTTCGGCCCGCTCGTCGGCACCGGCCCCGGCGCGGGCATCAGCCTGCTGGGCGTGTTCGTCGGTGTGTTCGGCCTGGTGGTGATGGGCCTGATGTTCACGGTGCGGCGGGTGCGCGACGTGGAAACCATCGTGCCGGACTTCGACGCGCCGGCTCTGGAGCCCGAACCGGCGGGGGCTCCGGTGGCGGGGCTGGACGCCCGGCCCCAGCCTTAG